In Hymenobacter gelipurpurascens, one DNA window encodes the following:
- a CDS encoding C40 family peptidase codes for MRYVWFVFLTLATLLLGRLAWVSLHSAPTSLAATSTAPPVAAKQVAYVVTKRPLARADSVVAFAMRQLGTNYCYAGSTPETGFDCSGFVNYVFARYKIPVPHSTALLISIGQAVPRTEARRGDIVVFTGTATTSTTPGHAGIVISNPGEPLKFVHSSSARRESGVKVSQVEGTDYERRFMQVRRVL; via the coding sequence ATGCGTTACGTCTGGTTTGTATTTCTGACTTTGGCGACGCTGCTTCTCGGCCGTTTAGCGTGGGTAAGCCTGCATTCGGCTCCAACTTCCCTCGCCGCCACTAGCACCGCGCCACCCGTTGCGGCCAAGCAGGTGGCCTACGTAGTCACGAAGCGCCCCCTAGCCCGCGCCGATAGCGTGGTAGCGTTTGCCATGCGCCAGCTGGGCACCAACTACTGCTACGCCGGCAGCACTCCCGAAACGGGTTTCGACTGTTCGGGCTTCGTGAACTACGTGTTTGCCCGCTACAAAATCCCGGTACCTCACTCCACTGCCCTGCTCATCAGTATTGGCCAGGCGGTGCCGCGTACGGAGGCCCGGCGCGGCGATATAGTCGTGTTCACGGGTACCGCCACTACTTCTACCACCCCAGGCCACGCGGGCATCGTTATTTCCAACCCCGGCGAGCCTCTGAAGTTTGTGCACTCCTCCTCGGCCCGCCGCGAGTCGGGCGTCAAAGTCAGTCAGGTAGAAGGCACCGATTATGAGCGCCGCTTTATGCAAGTGCGCCGCGTGCTCTAA
- a CDS encoding DUF2147 domain-containing protein → MKKILFFCLTLLLGVVGAASAQSLSPLGVWTDGEKKAQFEIYQCGNKLCGKIISLTEPNDPKTGKPKLDAQNPDPKVRNRPLVGLVFMRNFEYDEDNKWDDGKIYKPQNGKTYSCYIKMLKQNTMEVKGYIGFSLIGESQIWTRIK, encoded by the coding sequence ATGAAAAAAATTCTGTTCTTCTGTCTCACCCTGTTGCTAGGTGTTGTCGGAGCGGCTTCCGCTCAAAGCCTTTCGCCCTTGGGCGTTTGGACTGACGGCGAAAAAAAGGCTCAGTTTGAAATCTACCAGTGTGGCAACAAGCTGTGCGGCAAAATCATCAGCCTCACCGAGCCCAACGACCCTAAAACGGGCAAACCCAAGCTGGATGCGCAAAACCCCGACCCCAAAGTGCGCAACCGTCCGTTGGTAGGCCTGGTTTTCATGCGCAACTTTGAATATGACGAAGACAACAAGTGGGATGATGGCAAAATCTACAAGCCCCAGAACGGCAAAACCTACTCCTGCTACATCAAAATGCTGAAGCAGAACACCATGGAGGTAAAAGGCTATATCGGCTTCTCCCTGATTGGTGAGTCGCAGATCTGGACCCGCATCAAGTAG
- a CDS encoding DUF2147 domain-containing protein, producing MKAPQAGLGQSVTPVGVWVDDAGDSRVEIYSCGPQELCGKLVWLRPAGDSTATTPVLDTRNPDSSKRKQPLLNKRILQGLLYDADDDRWEDGEIYDPRNGRTYSCYLRVLSKNRLEVKGYIGFSFIGRSHYWTRVH from the coding sequence ATGAAGGCTCCACAAGCTGGTCTAGGCCAGTCGGTGACGCCCGTGGGAGTTTGGGTGGACGATGCCGGCGATTCGCGCGTGGAAATCTATTCCTGCGGCCCCCAGGAGCTCTGCGGCAAGCTCGTATGGTTGCGCCCGGCGGGAGACAGCACAGCCACCACTCCCGTGCTGGATACGCGCAATCCAGATTCCTCCAAACGCAAGCAGCCCCTGCTAAACAAGCGTATTCTGCAGGGCTTGCTCTATGATGCCGACGATGACCGCTGGGAAGACGGCGAAATCTACGACCCGCGCAATGGCCGTACCTACTCCTGCTACCTGCGCGTGCTCAGCAAAAACCGGCTCGAAGTGAAAGGCTATATCGGCTTCTCGTTCATTGGCCGCTCCCACTACTGGACGAGGGTGCACTAG
- a CDS encoding M1 family aminopeptidase produces MRRILYSFWSACLLLGHSAMAQVPSYQARPADIEGAADGCAQARISNASQVAYASLNHRQKMALYDVSFYKLDLSLENTSRNVGGAVRIKARALASGLDSLAFELYPTYTIDSIVVDGRKSPGLRRAAGDVTAALPQAVAPNTFFNALIYYRGTAPNSNSAAIGNALNTVADGGFKVNTTWSLSEPYNAYEWWPCKQVLTDKADSSEVWVTTSATNKVGSNGLLMGVSPQPAGKVRYEWKSRYPIDYYLISVAVAPYIEYINYANPVGGPRIPIVNYVYNQAALNAYRTEIDRTPGFLENYSRLVGLYPFASEKYGHSMAPIGANSGMEHQTMTTQSSFTFTLTAHELFHQWFGDNVTCGAWEDIWLNEGFASYGEYISLGQFSSADAARQWMNTAQNTAMLLPGGSVFVSDTSNVNRIFDSRLSYKKAATIIHMLRYLLQDDEKFFRALRTYQTTYAGRTARTRDLQRIFEAEAGEPLQYFFDQWFRGQGYPTFALRWNQVGQKVYLQSTQTASMPTITSFFKTDIDVQLQFTDGTSRIVRFRQDQPTTAMALSDTRVVQSISVDPAQWILKNLGPITRDNGLVLSSRSAKMASTLSVFPNPCRNELKLTDFSSVRAQAEVLDATGRVVLRQSVAGAAPTVDTRTLAPGLYHLRLISPDGTVSHARFVRAAE; encoded by the coding sequence ATGCGTCGTATTTTATACTCTTTCTGGAGCGCCTGTTTATTGCTAGGCCACTCCGCTATGGCCCAGGTGCCCAGCTACCAGGCCCGCCCCGCTGATATAGAAGGGGCGGCAGATGGCTGCGCCCAGGCGCGCATTAGCAACGCCAGCCAAGTGGCCTACGCCAGCCTCAACCACCGGCAGAAAATGGCGCTCTACGATGTGAGTTTCTACAAGCTCGATCTGAGCCTCGAAAATACCTCCCGCAACGTGGGTGGCGCCGTGCGCATCAAAGCCCGGGCCCTGGCGTCCGGCCTCGATTCGCTGGCTTTCGAGCTGTACCCTACGTACACCATCGACTCCATTGTGGTAGATGGGCGCAAAAGCCCCGGACTGCGCCGTGCCGCCGGCGACGTTACGGCTGCTTTGCCCCAGGCTGTGGCTCCCAATACCTTTTTCAATGCGCTCATTTACTACCGCGGTACCGCGCCTAACAGCAACTCCGCTGCCATAGGCAATGCCCTGAACACCGTGGCTGATGGCGGTTTTAAGGTCAATACCACCTGGAGCCTGTCGGAGCCCTACAATGCGTATGAATGGTGGCCCTGCAAGCAGGTGCTGACCGACAAAGCGGATTCCTCGGAAGTATGGGTGACGACCTCCGCCACCAACAAAGTAGGCTCCAATGGTTTGTTGATGGGCGTTTCGCCCCAGCCAGCCGGCAAAGTTCGCTACGAATGGAAATCCAGGTATCCGATTGATTATTACCTGATTTCGGTGGCTGTGGCGCCCTACATAGAATACATCAACTACGCCAATCCCGTGGGCGGCCCCCGCATCCCGATTGTCAACTACGTTTATAACCAGGCGGCCCTGAATGCTTACCGCACGGAAATAGACCGCACACCAGGTTTTCTGGAGAACTACTCCCGCCTCGTAGGCCTGTATCCATTTGCCAGCGAGAAGTATGGGCACAGCATGGCCCCCATCGGTGCAAACAGTGGCATGGAGCACCAGACCATGACCACGCAAAGTAGTTTCACCTTTACCCTCACGGCGCATGAGCTGTTCCACCAGTGGTTCGGCGACAACGTAACCTGCGGGGCCTGGGAAGATATCTGGCTTAATGAAGGCTTTGCTTCTTATGGCGAGTATATCTCGCTCGGCCAGTTCTCGTCGGCAGATGCTGCGCGGCAATGGATGAACACGGCACAGAATACGGCCATGTTGTTGCCGGGAGGAAGCGTGTTTGTATCGGATACAAGTAACGTCAACCGGATTTTCGACTCCCGCCTGAGCTATAAAAAGGCCGCCACTATCATTCATATGTTGCGCTACCTGCTCCAGGATGATGAGAAATTCTTCCGGGCGCTGCGCACCTATCAGACCACGTACGCCGGCCGTACCGCCCGTACCCGCGACTTGCAGCGCATTTTCGAGGCCGAAGCCGGGGAGCCGTTGCAGTATTTCTTTGATCAATGGTTCCGGGGCCAGGGCTACCCCACCTTTGCGCTGCGTTGGAACCAGGTGGGCCAAAAGGTGTATCTGCAATCCACCCAGACCGCCTCTATGCCCACCATTACTTCCTTCTTCAAAACGGATATTGACGTACAGCTGCAGTTTACCGATGGAACGTCGCGCATTGTACGCTTTCGGCAAGACCAGCCCACAACCGCCATGGCTCTCTCGGATACTCGGGTAGTGCAGTCCATTTCGGTTGATCCAGCACAATGGATCCTTAAGAACCTGGGCCCCATCACCCGCGATAATGGCTTGGTATTGTCCAGCCGCTCGGCGAAGATGGCCAGCACCTTGAGCGTCTTCCCGAACCCTTGCCGAAATGAGCTGAAGCTGACTGATTTTTCGTCGGTGCGGGCCCAGGCGGAGGTGCTGGATGCTACGGGTCGCGTGGTGCTGCGGCAATCGGTGGCGGGTGCCGCTCCTACGGTCGATACCCGTACACTGGCCCCCGGTCTTTACCACCTGCGCCTCATTAGTCCCGACGGCACGGTATCCCACGCTCGATTTGTGCGGGCCGCTGAGTAG
- a CDS encoding cytochrome c oxidase subunit 3, which translates to MNSDKEHKDKVGAGRPASALQRMERMPVLLMMLYLGLIGVTVLFVVLLVAYARLRYSNSAPIGLYPFPRYFSLSTIVLLISSYTISQAKRLYQQDDVQTLVRCLAATLLLSSVFAGLQVLGWRELRTQGVLVDGVASGTFVYLISGLHVVHLLGGMLFLLALLLRTMHAARDGVRTLVFIRNPYRRLQLHMITVYWHFIDVLWVVLFAAFLFLY; encoded by the coding sequence ATGAATTCTGATAAAGAACACAAGGATAAGGTTGGGGCCGGGCGGCCCGCTTCCGCGCTACAGCGCATGGAACGGATGCCGGTTCTACTGATGATGCTCTACCTGGGCCTGATTGGTGTTACGGTGCTTTTTGTAGTGCTGCTAGTGGCTTACGCCCGGTTGCGGTACTCCAATTCTGCTCCCATCGGCCTGTATCCGTTTCCGCGCTATTTTTCCTTGAGCACCATCGTATTGCTCATCAGCAGCTATACCATCAGCCAGGCCAAGCGCTTGTATCAGCAGGATGATGTGCAGACGTTGGTGCGGTGCCTAGCTGCTACTTTGCTGCTCAGCAGTGTTTTCGCAGGACTGCAGGTGTTGGGGTGGCGGGAACTTCGCACCCAGGGTGTACTAGTGGATGGCGTGGCCAGCGGCACTTTTGTGTACCTGATTTCGGGGCTGCACGTGGTACACCTTCTGGGCGGTATGCTGTTTCTGCTGGCGCTGCTGCTGCGCACCATGCACGCCGCCCGCGATGGTGTTCGGACCTTGGTCTTCATCCGAAACCCCTACCGCCGTCTCCAACTCCACATGATAACCGTGTACTGGCATTTTATTGATGTGCTTTGGGTGGTGCTGTTTGCCGCTTTCCTGTTTCTGTACTAA
- a CDS encoding TapB family protein translates to MTRLPLLLLLAGTHMAASALTLSVASAPDTAHPFGLQHGMETVYQLQDAKGKTTGFIRNRVVKLDSEQNKKQTITTGTALLKSGRYDAKNKLLNLQDLTFRCRQDTSFTDGTSELNPDKLASFRDRIFVYSPTPVPWPNQATVGTQLPSGGITVQVSSSAVDIAKVYAKVQNRRVVGGLAPVTTPAGTFQCYKVEAELESATVARADMVIRTKQRVVDFYSPAVGLVKTEVYDKKGKLEQVRLLMARNSASEQTAAPEKYKEKTKVK, encoded by the coding sequence ATGACCCGACTTCCGCTCCTACTCCTCTTGGCCGGCACGCACATGGCTGCCTCGGCACTAACCCTGTCCGTCGCCTCAGCCCCCGATACAGCTCATCCGTTTGGGCTGCAGCACGGCATGGAAACTGTGTATCAGTTGCAGGATGCCAAGGGCAAAACGACGGGGTTCATCCGCAATCGAGTAGTGAAGCTGGACTCGGAGCAGAACAAAAAACAAACCATCACGACGGGCACGGCGCTGCTGAAAAGTGGCCGCTATGATGCCAAAAACAAGCTTCTTAACCTACAGGACCTCACGTTTCGGTGCCGCCAGGACACAAGCTTTACGGACGGAACCAGCGAGCTGAACCCCGACAAACTGGCCTCTTTCCGAGACCGGATTTTTGTGTATTCACCCACCCCTGTACCCTGGCCCAACCAAGCCACAGTTGGTACACAGCTGCCCTCAGGCGGCATAACGGTACAAGTAAGCAGCTCAGCGGTGGATATTGCGAAGGTATACGCCAAGGTGCAAAACCGCCGAGTGGTAGGTGGCCTAGCGCCCGTTACCACCCCGGCTGGCACCTTCCAGTGCTACAAAGTAGAAGCCGAGCTGGAAAGCGCTACTGTAGCCCGCGCCGACATGGTTATCCGCACCAAACAACGCGTAGTCGATTTCTACTCGCCGGCGGTAGGCCTCGTTAAAACCGAGGTGTATGATAAAAAGGGCAAGCTGGAGCAGGTACGCCTGCTCATGGCCCGTAATTCTGCTTCAGAGCAAACCGCGGCGCCGGAGAAATACAAAGAGAAAACCAAGGTCAAATAG
- a CDS encoding DUF4920 domain-containing protein — protein sequence MNRSAMLPKTLLLSALLLGLGACQSKSNTAVVQEPSAPAVTLTGNTYGTAITAAGAQPIATLQQVLADKDSAQIKLIGTADAVCQAKGCWLTIKTPTGQDMRVRFKDYAFFVPKDIAGKQVVLNGWAHRETIPVQDLQHYAQDAGKSKQEVAAITQPEQQLTFEADGVLVVE from the coding sequence ATGAACCGTTCTGCTATGCTACCTAAAACGTTGCTGCTGTCTGCCCTGCTGCTTGGCTTGGGTGCCTGCCAGTCCAAATCTAATACGGCCGTAGTACAGGAACCCTCTGCCCCTGCCGTTACGCTCACGGGCAACACCTACGGCACGGCTATTACGGCAGCTGGTGCTCAGCCTATTGCCACGCTGCAGCAAGTGCTAGCCGATAAGGACTCTGCGCAGATCAAGCTCATCGGGACAGCCGATGCGGTGTGCCAAGCTAAAGGGTGCTGGCTGACCATTAAGACGCCTACAGGCCAGGATATGCGCGTCCGGTTCAAGGATTACGCTTTCTTCGTGCCCAAAGACATAGCCGGCAAACAGGTGGTACTCAACGGGTGGGCACACCGCGAAACCATTCCGGTGCAGGATCTGCAGCATTATGCCCAGGATGCCGGCAAGTCGAAGCAGGAAGTGGCCGCCATCACGCAGCCGGAACAGCAGCTGACCTTTGAGGCCGATGGCGTACTGGTAGTTGAGTAA
- the ligA gene encoding NAD-dependent DNA ligase LigA, producing MTDIQQQITTLTERLHYLNHQYYQRDLSEIPDQEFDQMLADLARLEKEYPQFAHPNSPTQRVGGTITKQFPTAEHRFPMLSLGNTYSEADLREFDERVRRGLEGAEVAYVCELKFDGVAMSLTYQDGQLTQGVTRGDGTRGDVVTSNVRTIKNLPLHLRPTPNQPSDFEVRGEIFMPLPVFADLNAEREANGEQLLANPRNAASGALKLQDSALVAARRLRFYAYSFLTAGRGTFPTHSASLEALQAWGLPVSDTWRRCHSLQDVLDFVHEWDKKRFTLPVATDGIVVKVDDFQQQEILGFTAKSPRWAIAYKYPAEAARTRLREIRYQVGRTGAVTPVALLDPVPLAGTVVKRASVHNANQIAALDLRLGDMVFVEKGGEIIPKITGVDGSARPADSEPIKYPTACPACGTPLIRPEGEAHFRCPNDRGCPPQRKARLEHFVSRKAMNIDGLGAETVGRFFDLGLVTDAASLYALPAKAAELAQLDRMGEKSVQRLLTGLEESKQVPFDRVLFGLGIRYVGETVAEKLAAHYRSMEAISAATATELAAVPEVGGVIAESLAAWFQEDDNLALVSGLRAAGVQLALTGEAPQAVSDRLAGLTFVLSGVFEQHSREDLQQLIQQHGGKVTGSISKKLSYLVAGDKMGPAKREKATELKVPIISEADLMAMLPTETNAPVAAEEESTSTTLPSEDFSPETSLPAKPVTGQGQQGSLF from the coding sequence ATGACCGATATTCAGCAGCAGATAACCACCCTTACCGAGCGCCTGCACTACCTCAACCACCAGTATTACCAGCGCGACCTTTCTGAGATACCCGATCAGGAATTCGATCAGATGCTGGCCGATCTGGCGCGTCTGGAGAAAGAATATCCGCAATTTGCTCATCCGAACTCCCCCACCCAGCGCGTGGGTGGCACCATCACCAAGCAGTTTCCAACGGCGGAGCACCGCTTTCCCATGCTCAGCCTCGGCAACACGTACTCTGAGGCTGACCTGCGGGAGTTTGATGAGCGCGTCCGCCGCGGCCTGGAAGGGGCCGAAGTGGCCTACGTGTGCGAGCTGAAGTTCGACGGGGTAGCCATGAGCCTCACTTACCAGGATGGCCAGCTGACCCAGGGCGTAACGCGCGGCGACGGCACCCGCGGCGACGTGGTGACCAGCAACGTGCGCACCATCAAGAACCTGCCCCTGCACCTGCGCCCAACTCCCAACCAGCCCTCCGATTTTGAAGTACGCGGGGAGATATTTATGCCCCTGCCTGTATTTGCCGACCTGAATGCGGAGCGCGAAGCCAACGGCGAACAGCTGCTGGCTAACCCGCGCAATGCTGCCAGCGGCGCCCTCAAGCTTCAGGATTCGGCTTTGGTGGCTGCCCGCCGCCTGCGCTTCTATGCCTATTCGTTCCTTACGGCTGGCCGCGGCACTTTCCCTACGCATAGTGCTTCGCTGGAGGCGTTGCAGGCATGGGGCCTACCCGTTTCCGACACCTGGCGTCGTTGCCACTCATTGCAGGATGTACTGGATTTTGTGCACGAGTGGGACAAAAAACGCTTTACCCTGCCCGTCGCTACCGATGGTATTGTGGTGAAAGTCGATGATTTTCAGCAGCAGGAAATCCTTGGGTTTACCGCCAAAAGCCCTCGTTGGGCCATTGCCTACAAGTACCCCGCAGAAGCGGCCCGCACCCGCCTGCGCGAAATCAGGTACCAGGTGGGCCGGACCGGAGCCGTTACGCCCGTTGCCCTCCTCGACCCTGTACCGCTGGCCGGCACTGTAGTGAAGCGCGCCTCCGTGCACAATGCCAACCAGATTGCCGCCCTCGATTTACGCCTCGGCGATATGGTTTTCGTGGAGAAAGGCGGCGAAATCATTCCTAAAATTACGGGGGTTGATGGTAGCGCCCGCCCCGCAGATAGTGAACCGATTAAGTACCCAACTGCGTGCCCGGCATGCGGCACCCCACTTATTCGGCCAGAAGGCGAAGCCCACTTCCGGTGCCCCAACGACCGGGGCTGCCCACCCCAGCGCAAGGCCCGGCTGGAGCACTTCGTCTCGCGCAAAGCCATGAACATTGATGGCCTGGGAGCAGAAACAGTGGGCCGCTTCTTTGATCTGGGACTGGTAACAGACGCGGCCAGCCTCTATGCGCTGCCCGCTAAAGCCGCGGAGCTGGCCCAGCTGGACCGCATGGGCGAAAAATCGGTGCAGCGCCTCCTCACTGGCCTAGAGGAAAGCAAGCAGGTCCCCTTCGACCGGGTGTTATTTGGCCTAGGCATTCGATATGTAGGCGAAACGGTGGCCGAAAAACTGGCGGCTCATTACCGCTCCATGGAGGCAATCAGCGCAGCAACTGCTACCGAACTGGCCGCCGTGCCGGAAGTTGGCGGCGTCATTGCTGAGTCGTTAGCCGCGTGGTTTCAGGAAGACGATAACCTGGCCCTGGTGAGTGGCCTACGGGCTGCCGGAGTGCAGTTGGCCCTCACAGGCGAGGCGCCCCAAGCCGTCAGCGACCGGCTAGCGGGACTGACGTTTGTGCTTTCGGGGGTGTTTGAGCAGCATAGCCGCGAGGACCTGCAGCAGCTTATCCAGCAACACGGCGGCAAGGTAACAGGCAGCATCAGCAAGAAGCTCAGCTACCTGGTGGCCGGCGACAAAATGGGCCCCGCTAAACGCGAAAAGGCGACCGAGCTGAAAGTGCCCATCATTTCGGAAGCCGATTTAATGGCCATGCTGCCCACTGAAACAAATGCCCCAGTGGCCGCAGAGGAGGAAAGCACCAGCACCACTCTCCCATCCGAGGATTTCTCCCCCGAAACTTCTTTGCCAGCCAAACCTGTTACTGGCCAAGGTCAGCAAGGCTCGTTGTTTTAG
- a CDS encoding rhodanese-like domain-containing protein: MLRYITLATALLLGATCSVHAQTQPTPKPAPTAGAVVQGAPATTPPAVPIVPVDEVKKALTQPEVVLLDVRTPEEYATGHLRNAQNLDFRSPDFASRAALLDSKKTYVLYCASGNRSSKAALLLQGKGFKNVVNAGAFQTLKEAQLPTE; this comes from the coding sequence ATGCTCCGCTACATAACTCTGGCTACTGCCTTGCTCCTGGGTGCCACCTGCTCCGTGCACGCCCAAACGCAGCCCACACCCAAGCCTGCTCCTACTGCTGGCGCTGTCGTCCAGGGTGCGCCGGCCACTACGCCGCCAGCCGTGCCTATTGTGCCCGTTGATGAGGTTAAGAAGGCGCTGACACAGCCCGAGGTCGTCCTGCTCGATGTTCGCACTCCCGAGGAATATGCCACTGGCCACCTCCGCAACGCCCAAAACCTAGACTTTCGCTCCCCCGATTTTGCGTCTCGTGCGGCCTTGCTAGATTCTAAGAAAACATATGTATTGTACTGTGCTTCTGGCAACCGCAGCAGCAAGGCAGCTCTTTTGCTACAAGGAAAAGGCTTCAAGAATGTCGTGAATGCCGGTGCTTTCCAGACGTTGAAAGAAGCCCAGCTGCCTACCGAATAA
- a CDS encoding glycoside hydrolase family 2 TIM barrel-domain containing protein, producing the protein METQAASPPPEVSPVQIVKTPAGYQLLRGGKPYRIKGVAGLQQIERVRELGGNSLRLYTTNYADAIMDKAHQQGLTVMLGLWMKPEYEDFDYYDQKAVAQQKEEIRQQVLRFRNHPALLIWNLGNELDNHTFNPRSFQVLNEIVRMIHELDPYHPVTTTLTGNFNMVFAVRKFCPDLDVLTVNVFGPLGQIKKYLEKDGWTGPYIVGEYGARGWWEAPKTSWLAPLDQSSNAKAEFIRKRFKKSVLGEPDKCLGSYALYWGQRFEQTSMWFSLFTEKGEKTAVADMVHYLWTGKQVANKAPHLHELRLGGQVDSCSAALRPGGHYLATIEASDPEGDPLKLTWEVVQDVDENFVLPQDRTAPEPLKEVVLRSDAKEALLRAPTKKGAYRLLVMASDGHGSVATHSFPFYVGVLTEEDMEKIKEEGSFKKKLSSVN; encoded by the coding sequence ATGGAAACGCAGGCTGCCTCGCCTCCCCCTGAAGTGTCACCGGTACAGATTGTAAAGACACCAGCCGGTTATCAGCTCCTGCGGGGCGGGAAGCCCTATCGCATAAAAGGGGTGGCGGGACTACAACAGATAGAGCGGGTGCGCGAACTAGGCGGAAACTCGCTACGACTCTACACCACCAATTATGCTGATGCCATTATGGATAAGGCCCATCAGCAAGGCCTCACCGTGATGCTAGGCCTCTGGATGAAGCCGGAGTATGAAGACTTTGACTACTACGACCAAAAGGCAGTGGCCCAGCAAAAAGAAGAAATCCGGCAGCAGGTGTTGCGTTTCCGCAACCATCCGGCCCTGCTGATCTGGAACCTGGGCAACGAACTGGATAACCACACCTTCAACCCCCGGTCCTTTCAGGTGCTGAATGAAATAGTGCGCATGATTCATGAACTGGATCCATACCATCCGGTAACTACCACGCTTACAGGCAATTTCAACATGGTATTTGCCGTGCGTAAGTTCTGCCCCGATTTGGATGTATTGACAGTGAATGTATTTGGTCCTTTGGGTCAGATAAAGAAATATCTAGAAAAGGATGGCTGGACCGGCCCGTATATAGTAGGAGAATACGGAGCACGGGGCTGGTGGGAAGCGCCCAAGACGAGCTGGCTTGCTCCCTTGGACCAAAGCAGTAATGCCAAGGCCGAGTTCATTCGCAAGCGTTTCAAGAAGAGTGTGTTAGGCGAACCGGATAAGTGCTTAGGCTCTTATGCCTTGTATTGGGGCCAACGGTTCGAGCAGACATCGATGTGGTTTAGCTTGTTCACGGAAAAAGGCGAAAAGACCGCGGTGGCCGATATGGTTCACTACTTATGGACCGGTAAACAAGTGGCTAATAAAGCGCCGCATTTGCACGAGTTGCGCTTAGGCGGGCAAGTCGATAGTTGCAGCGCCGCCCTTCGGCCCGGTGGCCACTACTTAGCTACCATTGAAGCCTCCGACCCCGAGGGCGACCCACTGAAACTTACGTGGGAGGTGGTGCAAGATGTAGACGAGAACTTCGTGCTACCCCAGGACCGCACAGCCCCGGAGCCTCTGAAAGAAGTGGTTTTACGTTCCGATGCGAAAGAGGCCCTGTTGCGTGCTCCCACCAAAAAAGGAGCTTACCGACTGCTGGTTATGGCCTCCGACGGGCATGGCAGCGTCGCGACGCACAGCTTTCCCTTCTACGTAGGCGTCCTGACCGAAGAGGATATGGAAAAGATTAAGGAGGAGGGAAGCTTCAAAAAAAAGCTCTCCAGCGTGAACTAG